A single Kribbella aluminosa DNA region contains:
- a CDS encoding DHH family phosphoesterase has translation MTTTPTFVDSDRQWQGAGTSSDLFVLLRQRRGWTDEYLEAIDCEKHDALKDLETMVAALEDVRRSGGTITVAPDFDMDGIASGVLGFAGLKELGFEVNLYIPDYRRGHDLTIEDVADIHRHYPETTTLLTCDGGVNSHAGVRAAQALGWKVLVTDHHQELAPGSAADVTVDPCRLDETYALRGICGAHVLYQVLEAYTAAHQPSKRWAIRLLRLFAGLGTVSDVMPVLYENRQLVRDSLSIARLLSAAAPRTVPNPYGGLDPNPDGIDVQKATLLQLLAAQPGEHDAAYLAAFEGFAVLLKAFAQAGKVRSVDDIDEGFYGYYVAPAMNSPRRIGTPLSDCFAVFTSPTTNQKLAAAQRVIANNERRKELVVEHLAELADGDQPLAPWVYFSAAPAGMYGLLANQMMEKHGHPVVVLNRPATPSEPVSGSGRAPAWFEIIAALEGHEDLWAIGHQQACGVKLRSAAALDKLSAILESATRVAMLAAADSIGPASDLVLGPGPECDAPLTDVEPLIELVRRIETLRPFGHGFVEPVFEVALDGFRVDRIGTEKQHLRLVTGTGLACLWWNAAEEHHDRLAQTATSHDLEALRFLGRLQLNTFMGETRLQVVITEPL, from the coding sequence ATGACCACAACCCCCACCTTCGTCGACTCCGATCGCCAGTGGCAGGGTGCTGGAACCAGCTCCGACCTGTTCGTGCTCCTGCGCCAGCGCAGGGGCTGGACCGACGAGTACCTCGAGGCCATCGACTGCGAGAAGCACGACGCGCTGAAGGATCTCGAAACTATGGTGGCCGCGCTCGAGGACGTCCGTCGTTCGGGAGGCACGATCACCGTGGCTCCCGATTTCGACATGGACGGCATTGCCTCTGGCGTTCTCGGATTCGCGGGGCTCAAGGAGCTCGGGTTCGAGGTGAACCTCTACATCCCCGACTACCGCCGCGGGCACGACCTGACCATCGAGGACGTCGCCGACATCCATCGGCACTACCCGGAGACGACCACGCTGCTCACCTGTGACGGGGGAGTGAACTCCCATGCCGGTGTGCGCGCCGCACAGGCGTTGGGGTGGAAGGTCCTGGTGACCGACCATCACCAGGAACTCGCTCCCGGCAGCGCAGCCGACGTGACCGTCGACCCGTGCCGCCTCGATGAGACCTACGCTCTGCGCGGGATCTGCGGCGCGCATGTTCTCTACCAGGTGCTGGAGGCCTATACCGCGGCACACCAGCCATCAAAGCGGTGGGCCATTCGCCTGCTACGCCTGTTCGCCGGCCTCGGTACCGTGTCCGACGTCATGCCCGTGCTGTACGAGAACAGGCAACTGGTGCGCGACTCGCTCTCGATCGCCCGGCTGCTGAGCGCGGCCGCGCCGAGGACGGTTCCGAACCCTTATGGCGGCTTGGACCCGAACCCCGACGGCATCGATGTCCAGAAAGCCACGCTCCTGCAGCTGCTTGCCGCACAGCCTGGTGAGCACGATGCGGCGTACCTGGCCGCGTTCGAGGGTTTCGCGGTTCTCCTGAAGGCCTTCGCGCAGGCCGGCAAGGTCCGAAGCGTCGACGACATCGACGAAGGCTTCTACGGCTACTATGTCGCCCCGGCGATGAACAGCCCCCGGCGGATCGGCACACCCTTGTCCGACTGCTTCGCGGTGTTCACGAGCCCGACCACGAACCAGAAGCTCGCAGCGGCCCAACGGGTGATCGCGAACAACGAGCGCCGCAAGGAACTGGTCGTCGAGCACCTGGCCGAGCTGGCCGACGGCGACCAGCCATTGGCGCCATGGGTCTACTTCTCTGCCGCCCCTGCGGGCATGTACGGCCTGCTGGCCAACCAGATGATGGAGAAGCACGGTCACCCGGTCGTCGTGCTGAACCGGCCGGCGACGCCGTCGGAGCCGGTGAGCGGGTCTGGCAGGGCCCCAGCCTGGTTCGAGATCATCGCCGCGCTCGAGGGTCATGAGGACCTCTGGGCCATCGGTCACCAGCAGGCGTGTGGAGTGAAGCTGCGCTCCGCCGCAGCGCTCGACAAGCTCTCGGCAATCCTCGAAAGCGCAACCCGCGTCGCAATGCTCGCCGCCGCAGACTCGATCGGGCCGGCGAGTGACCTCGTGCTCGGTCCAGGCCCCGAGTGCGACGCACCACTGACCGACGTCGAACCACTGATCGAGCTGGTGCGCCGCATCGAGACACTGCGCCCGTTTGGCCACGGCTTCGTCGAGCCGGTCTTCGAAGTCGCGCTCGACGGATTCAGGGTGGACCGGATCGGCACCGAGAAGCAGCACCTGCGACTCGTCACCGGCACCGGTCTTGCCTGCCTGTGGTGGAACGCGGCCGAGGAGCACCATGACCGGCTTGCTCAGACCGCTACCAGCCACGATCTGGAGGCGTTGCGCTTCCTCGGGAGACTCCAGCTCAACACGTTCATGGGCGAGACCCGTCTACAGGTGGTCATCACGGAGCCGCTGTGA
- a CDS encoding Lsr2 dimerization domain-containing protein: MAKRSVVESDLSKRPNAATVTFAVGDEWYEIDLTAKERREFEADLKKYVQAGRRAEPKKQRQVPEMTPEERETIRAWGRDNGFNAQGMGRISKELQAAYDEAHGIDTASRKAAPKPRRSAGPEVPAMTPEERETIRAWGRDNGFNAQGKGRISKELQAAYDEAHGIARER, translated from the coding sequence ATGGCTAAGCGAAGCGTCGTCGAGTCGGACCTCAGTAAGCGTCCGAATGCCGCGACAGTCACCTTCGCGGTCGGTGACGAGTGGTATGAGATCGACCTCACCGCCAAGGAGCGGCGCGAGTTCGAGGCAGATCTGAAGAAGTACGTCCAGGCGGGCCGCAGAGCCGAGCCGAAGAAGCAGCGGCAAGTTCCAGAGATGACTCCTGAGGAGCGCGAGACGATCCGGGCCTGGGGTCGGGACAACGGCTTCAATGCCCAAGGCATGGGCCGGATCAGCAAAGAGTTGCAGGCCGCCTACGACGAAGCACACGGGATCGACACGGCCAGCCGCAAAGCAGCTCCCAAGCCGCGTCGGAGTGCCGGGCCTGAGGTCCCCGCAATGACTCCTGAGGAGCGCGAGACGATCCGGGCCTGGGGTCGGGACAACGGCTTCAATGCCCAAGGCAAGGGGCGGATCAGCAAAGAGTTGCAGGCCGCCTACGACGAAGCACACGGGATCGCCCGGGAGAGATAA
- a CDS encoding CPBP family intramembrane glutamic endopeptidase — protein sequence MTTETDRRPRTEPLLAASRRIGWCVLVMLVVPGGYILLAALVLVWIGNPVVATIAVGAIVTLTVGCARYLRPRFFAFDPGPGPLDGTQRSPGFWRWVLLAMPVTFLAGQTIALMLYGLVGSPGFDRHREAEQASAQVLVITLTLVVAPLSEEALLRGLTYPLLRKQVGVVTSAVLTSLIFACMHGNLVQAVATAPLGLVLALIAERTRGLWQVVVLHSAYNLAAALVPPGAVQALATPVGVTVMGAAWVGCLACLFVRVRSRGSAARPG from the coding sequence ATGACCACCGAGACTGACCGAAGACCGCGGACCGAGCCGCTTCTCGCGGCGTCGCGCCGCATCGGCTGGTGCGTGCTCGTGATGCTCGTCGTTCCCGGCGGGTACATCCTGCTCGCCGCGCTCGTCCTGGTGTGGATCGGGAACCCGGTCGTTGCCACGATCGCCGTCGGAGCGATCGTCACGCTGACTGTTGGCTGCGCGCGCTACCTGCGGCCCAGATTCTTCGCCTTCGACCCCGGACCTGGGCCACTGGACGGCACGCAGCGATCCCCGGGGTTCTGGCGCTGGGTGCTGCTCGCAATGCCAGTGACATTTCTGGCTGGTCAGACGATCGCGCTCATGCTCTATGGGCTGGTGGGGTCTCCTGGCTTCGACCGGCACCGCGAAGCCGAGCAGGCGTCCGCTCAGGTGCTGGTGATCACGCTGACTCTCGTGGTGGCCCCGCTCAGCGAGGAGGCACTCTTGCGGGGGCTCACCTATCCCCTGCTGCGCAAGCAGGTAGGTGTCGTGACGTCGGCAGTGCTCACGTCGCTGATCTTCGCCTGTATGCACGGCAACCTCGTCCAGGCGGTGGCGACGGCACCTCTAGGGCTCGTGCTCGCACTAATTGCCGAGCGCACCCGTGGGCTCTGGCAGGTCGTCGTTCTCCATTCGGCGTACAACCTTGCCGCAGCTCTGGTTCCACCGGGCGCCGTCCAGGCGCTGGCGACACCGGTCGGCGTCACGGTGATGGGCGCGGCCTGGGTTGGGTGCCTCGCCTGCCTGTTCGTGCGAGTCCGGTCGCGAGGTAGCGCGGCGAGGCCCGGGTGA
- a CDS encoding macro domain-containing protein, translating into MPIILQPPGTNLFGSGADILVNAVNTRGVMGAGLALQFKQRYPSMFAAYRDRCQSALVSIGSIDVHIVETHSPRTVMVANFPTKEHWRDPSKLQWIEAGLVALRQVIIESQARSIAIPPLGCGLGGLDWSDVSNRIVESLTPVAEAGVDVLLYPPASRN; encoded by the coding sequence ATGCCGATCATCTTGCAGCCCCCCGGGACGAACCTGTTCGGCAGTGGCGCAGACATCCTCGTCAATGCCGTCAACACACGAGGAGTCATGGGCGCCGGTCTCGCCCTGCAGTTCAAACAGCGCTACCCGAGCATGTTCGCCGCCTACCGCGATCGCTGCCAGTCCGCTCTCGTGTCCATAGGATCCATCGACGTGCACATCGTGGAAACACACTCGCCGCGCACAGTGATGGTCGCGAACTTCCCCACGAAAGAACACTGGCGCGACCCATCGAAGCTCCAGTGGATCGAAGCGGGGCTCGTCGCCCTTCGACAGGTAATCATCGAATCCCAAGCCCGATCAATCGCCATCCCGCCTCTTGGCTGCGGCCTCGGAGGACTCGACTGGAGCGACGTATCCAACCGCATCGTCGAATCTCTGACGCCGGTCGCCGAGGCCGGCGTCGACGTCCTCCTGTACCCGCCTGCCAGTCGCAACTGA
- a CDS encoding ParM/StbA family protein translates to MSAETITLTGGIDVGNGYVKGVIRNTETGVFDEIDLPSAVVSTTRQNPKVPLPDATAAEVLGDDAAKAGDDFYNRLDCTMTTPLIAASDRRIFGRSSLHARGSKFTEFEVLGKHSKVDQELAKVLVLGVFAAKALRDHVRATGALPDRELRVRIRAGLALPISEFVARRHTYAAEFMGAAGTAAPVVHLVTIKNFSTPVSVRLEFVDVQVMAEGASAQFAITDKGEPLAQALLDDLRGRQGHLAKDVTATHLVAVRNTIGVDVGEGTVNFPVFTDGRFNPEAAFTLEQGYGSALMNAMERMSESDSSLQFTSRKQLADFLQGEPSMLQKGRHERAAGFVTDEAKYLVDEIVSAFGDVLSQAGATTEVVYVYGGGAGPVRELLHPALLQVAGDIPVLYLDSSYSRHLNREGMYIAARHVELGSMAQSETNDEMAV, encoded by the coding sequence ATGAGCGCAGAGACCATTACCCTTACCGGCGGTATCGACGTTGGCAACGGCTACGTGAAGGGCGTTATTCGCAACACAGAGACCGGCGTCTTCGACGAGATCGACCTCCCGTCAGCGGTCGTGTCGACGACCCGTCAGAACCCGAAGGTGCCGCTCCCGGACGCGACCGCCGCCGAGGTGCTCGGCGATGACGCCGCAAAGGCAGGCGATGATTTCTACAACCGGCTCGACTGCACGATGACTACTCCCCTGATCGCCGCCAGCGACCGCCGCATCTTCGGTCGCTCGTCGCTCCACGCGCGCGGGTCGAAGTTCACCGAGTTCGAGGTCCTGGGCAAGCACAGCAAGGTCGACCAGGAACTCGCCAAGGTGCTCGTGCTCGGCGTCTTCGCAGCCAAGGCACTGCGCGACCACGTTCGCGCGACGGGCGCGCTTCCAGACCGCGAACTGCGTGTGAGGATTCGCGCTGGTCTGGCTCTGCCCATTTCTGAGTTCGTCGCGCGCCGCCACACCTACGCCGCCGAGTTCATGGGCGCTGCTGGCACCGCCGCGCCGGTGGTGCACCTGGTGACGATCAAGAACTTCTCGACGCCGGTATCGGTTCGTCTCGAGTTCGTCGACGTCCAGGTCATGGCCGAAGGCGCGTCGGCCCAGTTCGCCATCACCGACAAGGGCGAGCCGCTCGCGCAGGCACTTCTCGACGATCTCCGCGGCCGCCAGGGTCACCTCGCCAAGGACGTCACCGCTACCCACCTGGTGGCGGTCCGCAACACCATCGGCGTCGATGTCGGCGAGGGCACGGTCAACTTCCCGGTTTTCACCGACGGCAGGTTCAACCCCGAGGCAGCCTTCACGCTCGAGCAGGGCTATGGCTCCGCGCTCATGAACGCCATGGAACGCATGAGCGAGTCGGATTCCTCATTGCAGTTCACGTCGCGAAAGCAGCTCGCGGACTTTCTCCAGGGCGAGCCCTCAATGCTGCAGAAGGGTCGGCACGAGCGGGCTGCCGGGTTCGTGACCGATGAAGCGAAGTACCTGGTCGATGAGATCGTCTCGGCTTTCGGTGACGTTCTGTCTCAGGCCGGCGCGACGACCGAGGTCGTCTACGTCTACGGCGGCGGCGCTGGACCGGTCCGCGAGTTGCTGCACCCCGCACTCCTGCAGGTGGCCGGCGACATTCCGGTGCTGTATCTCGACTCGAGCTACTCACGGCACCTCAACCGCGAGGGGATGTACATCGCAGCGCGCCACGTCGAGCTCGGCAGCATGGCACAGAGCGAGACGAACGACGAGATGGCCGTGTGA